The Rhizobium sp. CCGE531 genomic sequence CCAAGAAGGCGCTGGAATACCTCAAGGACGCCGGCACGAAGAACGAGTTCGAAGCAGCCGTTAACTAACGCTGCCTCGCACGTCTTTCGTAAATTCATTATGAAACCCGCGCTGGCGAAACCGGCGCGGGTTTTGTGTTTTGCAGCATACGCTTTTCCATCGTGTCAGGCTGTCTTGTCGGGCGAGGCCCGAAAAACGGGCCGCGCATCAGGCGACAAGTGCCAAGGACCGCATTCTTGGCGTGTTTTTGTCATTTGCCCGGTTGATTGGCCGCTTGCACATGGATAGTGATCTGCAGCGCCTCATCGTTGCCACAAGCTGTCTGATGCGGGCGTTCATCCACTATTCCGCGGACTGAGCGGCGTTCCAAGCCCGCCGCCCGCAAGGCAGGACCAGATGACGGAACTCGTAACACTTGAAACCCAACTCATGGCCGAAGTGGCCTCGGCGACCGACGAACAGTCGATCGAGGCTGTGAGGGTCGCCGCGCTCGGCAAGAAGGGCTCGGTTTCGGAACTGTTGAAGACGCTGGGCTCGATGTCGCCGGAAGAACGGCAGACGCGCGGTGCTGCGATCAACGCCTTGAAGAATTCCGTCACCGATGCGATCAATGAACGCAAGGGCGCGCTGCGCGATGCCGCGATCGAGGCGAAGCTGAAGGCCGAGACCGTCGATGTCAGCCTGCCGGTCCGCTCATCGCCTGCCGAACGCGGCCGCATTCACCCGATCAGCCAGATCGTCGACGAGATCACCGCGATTTTCGGCGACATGGGTTTCTCGATCGCCGAGGGTCCGGATGTCGAGACCGATTACTATAACTTCACGGCGCTGAACTTCCCGGAAGGCCATCCGGCCCGCGAGATGCACGACACCTTCTTCTTCCAGCCGGATGAAAAGGGTGAGCGCAAGGTGCTGCGCACGCATACCTCGCCGGTGCAGATCCGCACCATGGAAGCGCAGAAGCCGCCGATCCGCATCATTATCCCCGGCAAGACCTACCGCCAGGATAGCGACGCGACGCATTCGCCGATGTTCCATCAGGTGGAAGGCCTAGTCATCGACAAGACCGCCAATGTCGGCAATATCCGCTGGGTGCTGGAAGAGTTCTGCAAGACCTTCTTCGAGGTCGACAATGTAACGATGCGGTTCCGCCCGTCCTTCTTCCCGTTCACCGAGCCGTCCTTCGAAGTCGATATCCAGTGCGACCGCTCCGGCCCGATCGTCAAGTTCGGCGAGGGCACCGACTGGATGGAAATCCTCGGCTGCGGCATGGTGCATCCGAACGTGCTGCGCTATGGCGGCCTCGATCCGGACGAATACCAGGGCTTTGCCTGGGGCATGGGCCTCGACCGCATCGCCATGCTGAAATACGGCATGCCCGACCTGCGCGACTTCTTCAACGCCGACGTCCGCTGGATGAACCACTATGGCTTCCGCCCGCTCGACATGCCGACTTTGTTCGGCGGTCTGAGCGCGTAAGGAAGGGATAAAGCACATGAAATTCACACTCTCCTGGCTGAAAGAGCACCTGGAAACGGACGCCACGCTCGATGAGATCTGCGCCCGCCTGACGATGATCGGGCTGGAAGTGGAGGAGGTCGACGACAAGGCGGCGTTCAAGCCCTTCGTCATCGCCAAGGTTCTGTCGGCTGAAAAGCACCCGCAGGCCGATCGCCTGAAGGTGCTGATGGTCGATACCGGCATCGGCGCGCCGGTTCAGGTGGTCTGCGGCGCGCCGAATGCGCGTGCGGGCCTCGTCGGCGCCTTCGCTGCCCCGGGTACCTATGTTCCCGGCCTCGACGTGACGCTTGCGATCGGCAACATCCGCGGCGTCGAGAGCCGCGGCATGATGTGCTCGGAAAAGGAGCTGGAAATCTCCGACAGCCATGACGGCATCATCGACCTGCCCGAAGATGCGCCCATCGGCACGAGCTTTGCCACCTATGCCGGCCTCGACGATCCGGTCATCGAGATCAACCTGACGCCGAACCGCCCGGATTGCACCAGCGTCTACGGCATCGCCCGCGATCTCGCCGCTTCCGGCCTCGGCACGCTCAAGCCGCACAAGGCACCGTCTTTCGCCGTCGAAGGCGAAACGCCAACCGAGTTGAAGATCGATCTGGACGATATCAGGCTTTGCCCCGGCTTCGCCCTTCGCCTCGTGCGCGGCGTCAAGAACGGCCCGAGCCCGAAGTGGATGCAGCAGCGCCTGCTCGCCATCGGTCTGCGCCCGATCAGCGCGCTGGTCGATATCACCAACTACATGACCTTCGACCAGGGCCGGCCGATGCACGTCTTCGATGCCGCCAAGGTCAAGGGCAATCTGGTCGTGCGCCGCGCCAGAGACGGCGAGACCGTGCTGGCGCTGGATGAGCGCGAATACAAGCTCAACCCCGGCAATGTCGTTATTTCCGATGATAATGGCGTCGAGTCGATCGGCGGCATCATGGGCGGCGAGCATTCCGGCTGCGACGAGAACACCACGGATGTGTTGATCGAGTCGGCGCTCTGGGACCCGATGAACATCGCCAAGAGCGGCCGCAGCCTCGGCATCATCACCGATGCGCGCTATCGTTTCGAGCGCGGCGTCGATCCGGAATACATGGTGCCCGGCCTCGAGCGCACGACGGAGCTGGTGCTTGCCAGCTGCGGCGGCACGGCCGCCAAGGCCCAAGTCGAAGGCTACAAGGGCTATGAGGCCAAGGTCGTCGATTTCCCGCTGTCGGAAGTCAAGCGCCTGACCGGCCTCGAAGTCTCGGCCGATGAGAGCAAATCCATCCTGACGAAGCTCGGCTTCTCGGTCTCCGGTTCCGGCGAGCGCATTTCGGTCGCCGTTCCCTCCTGGCGCCCGGATGTCGACGGCAAGGCCGATCTCGTCGAAGAAATCATGCGCATCCACGGCGTCGACAACATCAAGCCGCAGCCGCTTAGCAGCCATGCCGCCGTCAACGGCAAGATCCTGACAACGCTGCAGATCCGCACCCGCACGGCCAAGCGCGCGCTTGCCTCGCGCGGCATGCTGGAAGCCGTCACCTGGTCCTTCATTTCCGAAGACCAGGCCAAGCTCTTCGGTGGCGGCTCCACTGCGCTGAAGCTTGCCAATCCGATCGCTGCCGATATGTCCGACATGCGTCCGTCGCTGTTGCCGGGCCTGCTTTCGGCCGCGCAGCGCAACGCCGACAAGGGCTATGGCGACGTCGCGATCTTCGAAGTCTCCGGTACCTACGAGAATGACACGCCCGAGGGCCAGCGTCGCGTCGCCGGCGGTATCCGCCGCGGCACGGCAACGCTTGCCGGCGCCGGCCGCATGTGGTCGAACGCCGCCAAGGGCGGCGGCAAGCCGGTCGACGTCTTCGATGCCAAGGCCGATGCTCTCGCTGTCATCGAAGCCTGCGGCCTGCCGATCGGCAATATCCAGATCGAGCAGGGCGGCCCGGCCTGGTATCACCCCGGCCGTTCCGGCACCATCAAGATAGGCCCGAAGGTCGTGCTCGGCTACTTCGGTGAATTCCATCCGAAGACACTGGAAGCGCTCGACGTGTCAGGCGCGCTCGCCGGCTTCGAAGTCTATGTCGATGCCATGCCCGAACCGAAGAAGAAGGCGACGCGCACCAAGCCGGCACTGGAGCTGTCTCCGTTCCAGGCCGTCAAGCGCGACTTCGCCTTCGTGGTCGACAAGTCGGTAGAAGCCGGCGCCGTCATCCGCGCCGCCGTCGGTGCCGACCGCAAACTGGTGACCGGCGTCAACGTCTTCGACATCTTCGAGGGCGCATCGCTCGGCGAAGGCAAGAAGTCCATCGCGATCGAAGTGCAGATCCAGCCGGCCGAGCGCACGCTCACCGACGAGGATTTCGAGGCCCTGACGCAGAAGATCGTGGCGAATGTGACGAAGTCGACGGGTGGGGTGCTGAGAGCGTAATCGGCTGCTGTTGAGTTTGCGGAGAGTGCGATACCCCGCTCTGTCGCTGTCGCGACATCTCCCCCACAAGGGGGGAGATTGGTAACTCGCGGGCACGCCTTATCTCAAACGAATATCGAATCCGCTGAAATTGCCGTTTATTGTCTTACGAGGGACGAGCGGCAAACTCCCAACGATCTCCCCCCTTGTGGGGGAGATGTCACGATAGTGACAGAGGGGGGTATCAGAGGTGCGGCATAGTGAAAGCAGCCAGCACTCACCGATGCAGATGATACACCTTATTCACCACGCTCCACCGCCCATCGATTTTCACCAATGATAGATAGTCCGAAAACCGCATGCCGGCGAATTCGTCGACGACCTTGACGCTGGCCGCATCGCCTTCGATGTCGATCAGCTCGATTTCCATCAGCGGTATCGTGTCCGGGGGCGCGCTGCCTTGTTCGACGATGGCGGCAATGAATTCATCCCGCGTCATCCATTCCACCGCGCCTTGATAGTTGCCGATGATATCGGCTCGCGGATGGAAGGCTTTGCGCAGCGCCGGCTCGTTCGCGAATGCCATGCCATCGACATAGAGATGAACAACCGCACGGATTGCTTGCTCTTCCGACATCTCGTCATTCCTCGTTTGAGTATCCGGTAAACTATCACAGGTGAGTCCGGCTCGCAAAACTCGCGCCTGAAATCGACCTATTCCACGAAAACCCGCACGCTTGCCGCCCGTCCGGCCGCATCGATGACGGTCAGCGTCGAATAGCCGGCGCCGTCGGGCGTCCACTGGTTGGTGCGGCGGCGCGACATGTCGGGCAGCGGCTTGCCGTTGGCGAGCCAGCGGAACGGCGCCCGGCCTCCTTGCAGCTTCAGCGCCAGCGGCATGATCTCGTTGCCGCCGCCTGCGCCGAGATCGACGCGCGCCCCTTCCGGCGGATAGACGATCTGCGGTGCCGGCTCGCGGCTCGAAGCGGCCAGCAGCCCGGCGGCGGTGACGGAAAAGCGCCGCTGGCTGATCGGCAGTTCGGTCGGCGCGATACGCACGGCGCCCATCGGAGCCGGAGGGAAGGGGGTTATGGCGACGCCCGATTTGGCGAAGGCTTCGAACAGGATGGGGGCGGCCGAAACATAGCCCGCCAGCCCCGGCACGGCGCCATTGTCCGGCCGGCCGACCCAAACGCCGAGCACATGTGCGCCGTCATAGCCGATCGACCATGCATCGCGGTTGCCGTAGCTGGTTCCGGTCTTGTAGGCGATGCCCAGCTGCTTGCTGCCGCGCGGCGCGATGATGTCCGAGAGAATGTCGGTGATATTCCAGACCGCGATCGGCTCCATCAGGGGCTCGCCGTCAATCGGTCCCGGCTCGTCCTGGATGCCGTCGCCGATCCGCATCGCCTTGCCGCGATTGGCGAGCCCGGCATAGAGCTGAACGAGGTCCTTCAGCGTGACGCCAACGCCGCCGAGGCCGATCGCAAGGCCAGGCGCTTCGTTCGGCGGCAGCTTCGGCTTCACCTCGGCGCGGCGGAAGCGCACCAGCAGCCGCGTCGGTCCGACAGCGTCGAGCAGGCGCACGGCCGGCACGTTGAGCGACAGCTGCAGCGCCTGGCGCACGCTGACATCGCCCTGGTAGGTCATGTCGAAATTGCGGGGGCGGTAGCCGTAGAAATCGGCGGGGCGATCCTCGATGATCGTCTCCTGCGCCACATAGCCCTGCTCGAAGGCAAGGCCATAGATGAAAGGCTTCAGCGTCGAGCCGGGCGAGCGCAGCACGCGGGTCATGTCGACCCAGCCCGAGCGGGAAGAATCGAAATAGTTGGCCGAGCCGACTTCGCCGAGGATCTCGCCGGTCTTGGCGTCGGCCATGATCATGGCGACCGAGACCTTCGGTCCGAGCCGCTTTGCCGCCGTATCGGCAACGGCTTCCAGGCCCTGCTGCACGTCGCGCCGTAGCGTTGTCTTGTGCTTGATGATGCCGGGCTGTTTGCGGAGCGCCAGCTCGGCCAGATGCGCGGCATAGGCCGGCAATTGCCGCCGCTGAGCCGGAATAGGGGAGAGCGACGCCCGTTCCGCTTCGCCTTCGCCGATAACAGTGGCGACGGCGGCGCGCTCGAGGACGCGGTGGCGGGCGGCCTGGGCGGCGGCGAGGTTGCGGTCCGGCCGGCGCCTTTCCGGCAGCTGCGGCAGCGCCACGAGCAGGCCTGCCTGCGCGACGGTCAGGTGCCGCGGCTCCTTGCCGAAATAGGCAAGGCTCGCGGCTCGAACGCCCTCCAGATTGCCGCCATAGGGCGCGTGCGTCAGGTAAAGGTCGAGGATTTGTTCCTTGCTGAGCCGCCGCTCGATCTGGATGGCGCGGACGACCTGCAGCAGCTTCGCCGTCATCGAACGCTCGCCGCGCGGCTCGATCAGGCGCGCCACCTGCATGGAGAGTGTCGAACCGCCGGAGACGATACGGCCATGCGTGACGAGTTGCAGGATGGCGCGGCCGATCGCCATCGGATCGACGCCGTGGTGATCGTAGAAGCGGCGGTCCTCATAGGCGACCAGCATGCGCAGATATTGCGGATCGACATCGGCAACGCCGGTCTTCAGCCGCCAGCGGCCCTCGGGCGTGGCGAAGGCGCGCAGGAGATCGCCATTGGCGTCGAGCACCTCAGCCGAGACCACGCGGGCACCGTCCAGCGGCGGCGGATAGGCGCGGTCCGCAGCCTCAAGGCCGAAGACCAGCGCCACCGCCGCCGAGGCAGTGGCTCCGAAGCCGATCGCAATCTTCCATCGTCTCTTCATGACGGCTCTTACTTCTGTGCAGCAAGCACCTCCATGCGGCCCATCGCCGTGCGGGCCGAGAACTGCGGACGATACATGTCCTCGACGCTTGCGGCCGGATGATCGTAGACGCCGGGGGTCACCGCGCGCACGACATAGGCGAAGGTCAGGTCACGATCGGCGCCGGAATTCTGATCGAAGGCTGCGACGAAGCGGTCGTTGCGGAATTCGACATGGGCCGGCTGAACGTCGCTCAGCCAGTCGAAATTCGAAAGCTGGGCGCTGTTGACGATGCTCGGATTGTCGATCTCGAAGCCGGCCGGCAGGAGATCGGTCACCAGCAGGCGCTGCGGCCAGTCGTTACTCTCCGTCACATGCAGCACGACGACATAGCGCTCGTTCTGCTGTGCCTGGCTGACATTCGCCTCTTCGCCATCGAGCGTGTAGTACTTGCGCTCGATCTTGAAGCCGTTGCCGCCGGCCGGCAGCGGCGCAACCGGAGCCGCGACCGTGGTGACGGCTGCCGACAGTGGCTGGCGCGTGGTGTTGGTGACGGTCAGCGGATGGCCCATCAGCGCGTCGCCTGACATCTGCGCCATGTAGGTGCCGCTATGGGCAGCACCATTGACATCGAGTGTCAGGCCATCATCGCCATTCTGCAGGGCGCGGGCGGCAAGCAGCATCCAGGTCTGTTCCTGCGTGCTGGTATATTTCCGGCTCTGCCAATCCTTGGCGACGACGCTCGCGAGTTCGGGAATGATCGGCGGCACGGGGCGGCTTTCGGCGGCAAGCGCCAGCACGGCGGCACCATCGCGCAGCGAAGAACCGTAATCCGAGCGGATGAAGCTGACCTTGGTGACCGCCGCCTTCTGCGACATCTGCAGCGAATCCACGAAGATGTTGCGCGAGCGCTGCGCGTCTCCGTAAAGCGCCAGTGCCGCGGCCAGATGCGCCTTGGAGAGCGGCGTCGGGAAGTCGTTCAGCATCGTGTCCGCATAGTAGCGCAGATCGCTGATCGAGGCTTTCTTGTTGCGCGCCAGCACATAGAGCGCATAGGCGATCTCGTTGCCGTTGTCCTTGACGTTGGTATTGGCGCTCAACGAGTTCTGGAGGTTCTCCAGTGCCTGCACCATGGCCTGGTCCGGCACGTTGTACTTCTGCTCGCGCGCGCGGGTCAGGAAGTCGGTCACATAGGCGTCGAGCCAGAGATCGCCCGAGCCAGGGCTCCAGAGGCCGAAGCTGCCGGTCGAGGACTGGTAGGACATCTCGCGATAGATGGCATCCTGCACGCGCTTGCGGATCTCGCTATCATCAGCAAGGCCGTTTTTGACCGCCATGTCGCTGAAGTAGAGCAGTGGCAACGCGCTGCTCGCCGTCTGTTCCGCGCAGCCATAGGGATAGTGGCTGAGGCTCATCAGCAGCGCCGGCACGTCGAAGGCGCTGGAGCGGCTGACATTGACGCTGACCGCGGCGCCGGGCAGCACGCTGTCGGCAAGAAGGTCGGCATTGACCGTCAGGCTCTTGCCAGGTGCCAGCGCGATGATACGTCGTTCGGTGACCGGCAGCTGTGCCGGACGAACGGGAATATCGACCGATTGATCGAGCGACATGCCCGATGCATTCGACAACTTGATCGAGATCGTGCCGTCGCCGGGCTGTCCGCCGGTCAGCGGCAGCGTGATGTTGTATTTGCCGCCGGCCTGCAGGTTGACCTTCTGCTGGGTGGCGCTTGCGTCCACGTTCACGGCGTTGTTGCCGGTAGCCGCGAGCGTATACTCGCCGGCAGGCGCGTCGGTGTTGGCGACATCGAGACGCAGGTTCGCCTTGTCTCCGGGCGCCAGGAATTTCGGCAGGCTCGCGGTGACGACGACGGGATCGCGGATGATCACGTCCCGTGTCGCGTGGCCGACGCCGGCCTTCGACCAGGCAACGGCCATCAGCCGTGCCGTGCCGTTGAACTGCGGAATGTCGAAGCTGACATTGGCCTTGCCGTTGGCATCCAATTTGATCGAGCCGGAGAAGAAGGCGATCAGCTTTTCCTTCGGCGGGCTTGCCTGCAAGGCCGCCTGTCCGCCGTCGCCACCGGTGCGCAGCTTGCCGGTCGCCCCAAGCGAGCCGTCGATGAGGCGACCGTAGATGTCGCGGATTTCGAGGCCGAGCTGGCGCTGGCCGTAATACCAGTCGTCCGGTGCCGGCGGCTGGTAGCGTGTCAGATTGAGGATGCCGACATCGACCGCGGCGATCGTGACATAGGCGTCCTCGTTGGCGCCTGCGCCCGCGACCTGCAGAGCGACGTTGAGCGGTTGACGCGGCAGCGTCTTCTGCGGCGCGTCGATCTTGACCTGCAGCTTGCGCTCGCCCGGATCGACCGGCGCCCATTTGATGCCGATGGCGCGCATCGGCATGCGGCTTTCCTGGGCTTCGCCCGGACGGAAAAGTGTGGCCGTCAGATAGGTGCCAGCACCCCAGTCGGCGGTGACGGGAACATCCACTTCGCCGCCATTGGCGCCGATATCGGCGTTGGTGACAGAGATCAACGTTTCGGAACCCGCCGTCACCATCAGCTGGCCGGCATAGCGAGAGGTTACCTTGAGCTTGGCGGTATCGCCGACATGGTAGCTTTCCTTGTCGAGCGCGATCTCAAGCGCATCCGGCGTTTCCGTCGAGGTGGAGGCCACATACCAGCCGGCATTGAACTCGACGCTGGATTCCGGGCCGTTCGCATCGGCGGTCGACACTTCGAGGCGGTAGCGGCCCCAGGTGACGGGCATGGAAATCGCCGCACCGTCCGTCGTCGCATTGACCGTGCCGATCGCCACCTGCTTGGTGGAGATGATCGGCTCATACTTCCAGCTGCTGCCGTCGCGATACCATTGATAATTGCGCTCGATGCTGAGGAGCTTCCAGGTCAGGCCCTGCATGGCCTGCTTTTGGCCATTGGCATCGACAGCGATGACGTGGAAGTTGCCGACGGCATTTTCGCCGAGGTCGCCGTCGAATTCCGGCTTGATGCCGATGCGCGGCCCATCCGCCTTGACGGGCAGCGTCAGCGAGCGCTCGACGGCGCGGCCGCCGGCTTCCTGCATACGCACGGTGATATTGGCGTTCAACAGTTGCGTGGTCGAAGGCGTGTCGTTGATCGTGACGTTGAAGGTGGTCTTGCCGTTCTCATCCAGCGCTTGCAGGTCTTCGAGCGGCACCTGCGTGCTCTCGGCCTTGCTGTCGCCGCTGCTGCCGTCCTCGTCATTATTATCATTATTGTCCTTGCCCGCGCCTTCATCGGCGAGGCCGAACTGATAGCCCTTATAGGCGTCGCTCTGGCGCGTCGGCTTCAGCGACACTTCGCCTTCCAGATTGAGGCCGGCGGCCGGTGCGCCATAGAGGTAGCGTCCATCGACATTGACCGGCGTCGGCTGGCCGACCTCGATCTCCTTGGCGTCGCTCTTCATGTCGAATTCGATGCGATCCGGCACGAAGTCGTCGACGAGGAAGGTCTGCGAGCCGATGGAGGAGCCCTTCGGATCGGTGTAGATGTTCATCGTCCAGGTGCCGCGCATCGAGGTCTGCTGCAGCGGCAGGTCGACATTATAGCCGCCAAGCTTGCCGCCGTCGGTGACGATGCGGCGGTCTTCCACGCCATCCGGGCGCAGGAAGACGAAGGTGAGCGGCAGGCTTTCGACCGCCGTCGAGCTGACGTCGCGGGCAAGTGCCGAAGCATGCACTGTCTCGCCGGCGCGATAGATGCCGCGTTCCGTCCATGTCAGCAGGTCGATCGCGCCGGGCGCTGTTCTGCCAGCCACACCACGGTCGGAAAGATCGAAGCCGGCGCGCGTCATGTCGAGGAAGACATAATCCTGATCGCCGTTCTGGGCAGTGATGACGGCCGGCGTCATGCCCGCCGTGCCGCGCATCAGGCCAGCGCTGAAGGTGGCGCGGCCATTGTCGTCGGTCTTTGCCGTGCCGAGGATTTCATTGTTCTTGGCGAGCAATTGCAGCTGAATGCCGGCAAGCGGCTTGGCGCTGCCGAGCGAGCGGGCGAAAACGCTCAGCCCGTCGGTGCCGGCATAGGTGGTGACGCCGATATCGGAAACCACGAACCACTGCGTTGCCTGCGGGTCCCATTCATGGCCGCCGCTCTCGGGCGCAACCGCCGTCAGCACGTAGACGCCGGGCTTGCGTTTCGGCAACACCTCGTCGACCGGGAAGCTGGTCGCGACTTCCTTGTTGAGCTCCTGCTTGATCTCGATCGAACCCTGCCAGACCAGCTCGCCGTTGGTGTCCCGGACGGTCTGGGCGCTGTAGCTGTCCATCTGCGTCAGGAACTGCGAGCCGTTCAGCAGCTGCGGTATATTGCGGTCGCCGATGCGGTAGAGCTTGAGGTTGGCCGTATTGGCATTGACCGAAATGATCGGAATGCCGCGGCGTGCGGTCGAGGGCAGGACGAAATTGTCACCCGTGAAGCGCAGCGAAGCCGTGCGATCCTTGACGTAGACGTCGACATTGACCTGCGAGGGAAGATTTTCCTCCACCGAGGAGGGCAGGCCGGCGCGCAGCGAAATGCGGTAGTGCTGGCCGAATTCCAGGCCTTCGACGCAGATCTGGTTGTCCTTGGCATCGACGCCCTTCGGCGCGGCGTTATTGACGGTGACGAAGGGGGTATAATCGACGCCGCTCTTCACCAGTTTTTCGGAGAACTGCACGCAGGCGCGGGGCGAGGCGTTGTCGTTGTCGAGCGTATTGCCGGTGACGCGGAAGCCCTGGCGTGCCCTCAGGTCGTCATACGCTGCCTGGATGGCGGCCGAGCTGGTGAGTTCGAGGCTTGCCTTGTAGGCGCTGAGCGCCGGGCGATAGTTCTGTGCATTCTTCAGCGACTCGGCAAGCACGGCCAATGCATCGGCGCGGCTCGTTCTGGTGCGGGTCAGCTGGTAGCCGTTGAGCGCGGCGTAGGCGGCCCTCGTTGCGACGGAGGTATCGTTCGTGATCGTATTGGCGGCGCGCGCCATCTCGATCCACAGATCGCCATTATCGGGGCCGAGCGAGAGTGCGCCCTGGAAGGCGTTCAGAGCATTGTTGACGTTGCCCGAGGTCAGCTCGATGCGGCCGAGCGCGATCAGGCTCTCGACACCCTGGCCCTTCAGCTCGTTTCCGAGCGTCAGCGTGCTTTTCGCGTCGCGCGCGCTCTGGACGAAATTGTCCGAAAGGAAGGAAAGGGCGGGTGCCGCGCCGATATCAGGCTCGCTGGTGGCCGCCGTCTCGACGATCTTGCCGGCGATCGCGCCGGGGAAGCTGTTCAGCTGGTTGAAGTCCGACTTCATGAAGCACCACTTCACCTTCGGATTGTAGGTGAAGGCCTTGCAGGACTTGTCGCCGATACAGGAGGCCGAGCATTGGTCCAGCGTCACATTCTGCTCGGTGCGCAGATCGAAACCGAAGTAATCGCCGTCCTTCGTGGTGACCACCTGGCGCTTGACGTCGGCAGCGGCCAAAGGGTTCAGAGAGGCGAAAGTGGCGAGAAGAAAAGCAGAGAAGCCGATAAACGTGCGCTTAGACATAAGTCCCCCCGACACTGCCCATTTTTGATGGCGCAATCTTCAAATTTCGGACCCGTTTGTCAACCGAGCGTCGAGCTCCGGCGTGAGCTTCGCGCCAGTGACATTCTGCCTAGAAGTTTGAAAAGGCCCGCAATTCAGGCGATTCGCATGTTCAGCTGCTCTTAGGTAGGGCTTCATTTTTCTTTTTCAGTCCCAAAATGACACCGGCCTTGATGGCCGGTGTCTTCGTTAGGGCGGAAGGAGCAGCCCATTTGTCATATATTCGTCATGGCAAGGGAGGCATCCGTATACCGTTTGCCGGCGACCGTTTCGGGTGAGATGATGCTGCCGAGTTCCTTCAGCTCCCGCGGTGACAGCGCGATATCGGCAGCCGCCGCATTCTGCTCGAGATGATGCAGCTTGCGCGCCCCGGGGATCGGCACGATATCGTCACCCTGATGCAGCACCCATGCGAGCGCCAGTTGTGCGGCGGTCACGCCCTTTTCTTGGGCAAGCGCTTCGAGCCTGGCGACCAGGGCCGCGTTGGCATCGAAATTCTCGTCCTGGAAGCGTGGCAGCGAGCGGCGGAAATCATCGGCGGCCAGATCGTCGGTGTTGCGGATCGCACCGGTCAGGAAGCCGCGGCCGAGCGGGCTGTAGGGCACGAAGCCGATGCCGAGCTCGCGGCAGGTGGCGAGCACGTCCTCTTCCGGATCGCGGCTCCAGAGAGAATACTCGCTCTGCACGGCGGCGATCGGATGCACCGCATGGGCGCGGCGGATGGTGGCGGCACCGGCCTCGGAAAGGCCAAGTGCCCGCACCTTGCCCTCTCTCACCAGTTCCGCCATGGCGCCGGCCGTGTCTTCGATTGGCACGTTCGGATCGACGCGATGCTGGTAGTAGAGATCGATGACATCCGTGCCGAGCCGTTTCAGTGAGGCTTCGGCGACTTGCCTGACATGTTGGGGCCGGCTGTCGACGCCGACTATAGCGGCTGGGCCGCTTTTCGTGTGATCGAGCCTGAAGCCGAACTTGGTGGCGATGACCACGCGGTCGCGAACCGGCTTCAGTACGCGGCCAAGCAGCTCCTCGTTGGTGAAGGGGCCATAGACTTCAGCAGTGTCGAAAAAGGTGACGCCGAGCTCGACTGCCCGATGGAGCGTCTTGACGGATTCGGCCTCGTCGGTCGCGCCATAGGCAAAGCTCATGCCCATGCAGCCGAGCCCAACGGCGGAAACGGTGAGATCCTGACCAAGCCTGCGGGTT encodes the following:
- the pheT gene encoding phenylalanine--tRNA ligase subunit beta; translation: MKFTLSWLKEHLETDATLDEICARLTMIGLEVEEVDDKAAFKPFVIAKVLSAEKHPQADRLKVLMVDTGIGAPVQVVCGAPNARAGLVGAFAAPGTYVPGLDVTLAIGNIRGVESRGMMCSEKELEISDSHDGIIDLPEDAPIGTSFATYAGLDDPVIEINLTPNRPDCTSVYGIARDLAASGLGTLKPHKAPSFAVEGETPTELKIDLDDIRLCPGFALRLVRGVKNGPSPKWMQQRLLAIGLRPISALVDITNYMTFDQGRPMHVFDAAKVKGNLVVRRARDGETVLALDEREYKLNPGNVVISDDNGVESIGGIMGGEHSGCDENTTDVLIESALWDPMNIAKSGRSLGIITDARYRFERGVDPEYMVPGLERTTELVLASCGGTAAKAQVEGYKGYEAKVVDFPLSEVKRLTGLEVSADESKSILTKLGFSVSGSGERISVAVPSWRPDVDGKADLVEEIMRIHGVDNIKPQPLSSHAAVNGKILTTLQIRTRTAKRALASRGMLEAVTWSFISEDQAKLFGGGSTALKLANPIAADMSDMRPSLLPGLLSAAQRNADKGYGDVAIFEVSGTYENDTPEGQRRVAGGIRRGTATLAGAGRMWSNAAKGGGKPVDVFDAKADALAVIEACGLPIGNIQIEQGGPAWYHPGRSGTIKIGPKVVLGYFGEFHPKTLEALDVSGALAGFEVYVDAMPEPKKKATRTKPALELSPFQAVKRDFAFVVDKSVEAGAVIRAAVGADRKLVTGVNVFDIFEGASLGEGKKSIAIEVQIQPAERTLTDEDFEALTQKIVANVTKSTGGVLRA
- the pheS gene encoding phenylalanine--tRNA ligase subunit alpha; translation: MTELVTLETQLMAEVASATDEQSIEAVRVAALGKKGSVSELLKTLGSMSPEERQTRGAAINALKNSVTDAINERKGALRDAAIEAKLKAETVDVSLPVRSSPAERGRIHPISQIVDEITAIFGDMGFSIAEGPDVETDYYNFTALNFPEGHPAREMHDTFFFQPDEKGERKVLRTHTSPVQIRTMEAQKPPIRIIIPGKTYRQDSDATHSPMFHQVEGLVIDKTANVGNIRWVLEEFCKTFFEVDNVTMRFRPSFFPFTEPSFEVDIQCDRSGPIVKFGEGTDWMEILGCGMVHPNVLRYGGLDPDEYQGFAWGMGLDRIAMLKYGMPDLRDFFNADVRWMNHYGFRPLDMPTLFGGLSA
- a CDS encoding nuclear transport factor 2 family protein, whose amino-acid sequence is MSEEQAIRAVVHLYVDGMAFANEPALRKAFHPRADIIGNYQGAVEWMTRDEFIAAIVEQGSAPPDTIPLMEIELIDIEGDAASVKVVDEFAGMRFSDYLSLVKIDGRWSVVNKVYHLHR
- the pbpC gene encoding penicillin-binding protein 1C codes for the protein MKRRWKIAIGFGATASAAVALVFGLEAADRAYPPPLDGARVVSAEVLDANGDLLRAFATPEGRWRLKTGVADVDPQYLRMLVAYEDRRFYDHHGVDPMAIGRAILQLVTHGRIVSGGSTLSMQVARLIEPRGERSMTAKLLQVVRAIQIERRLSKEQILDLYLTHAPYGGNLEGVRAASLAYFGKEPRHLTVAQAGLLVALPQLPERRRPDRNLAAAQAARHRVLERAAVATVIGEGEAERASLSPIPAQRRQLPAYAAHLAELALRKQPGIIKHKTTLRRDVQQGLEAVADTAAKRLGPKVSVAMIMADAKTGEILGEVGSANYFDSSRSGWVDMTRVLRSPGSTLKPFIYGLAFEQGYVAQETIIEDRPADFYGYRPRNFDMTYQGDVSVRQALQLSLNVPAVRLLDAVGPTRLLVRFRRAEVKPKLPPNEAPGLAIGLGGVGVTLKDLVQLYAGLANRGKAMRIGDGIQDEPGPIDGEPLMEPIAVWNITDILSDIIAPRGSKQLGIAYKTGTSYGNRDAWSIGYDGAHVLGVWVGRPDNGAVPGLAGYVSAAPILFEAFAKSGVAITPFPPAPMGAVRIAPTELPISQRRFSVTAAGLLAASSREPAPQIVYPPEGARVDLGAGGGNEIMPLALKLQGGRAPFRWLANGKPLPDMSRRRTNQWTPDGAGYSTLTVIDAAGRAASVRVFVE